One part of the Phragmites australis chromosome 3, lpPhrAust1.1, whole genome shotgun sequence genome encodes these proteins:
- the LOC133911150 gene encoding uncharacterized protein LOC133911150: protein MSSELQKQYENRDAHDMIVGLRGMFENQARAERYNTSKSLFACRLTEGSPVSPHVIKMIGYIESLEKLGFPLSPELATDVILQSLPASFEPFILNFHMNSMEKSMAELHGMLKTAEESIKKSSSHVMMVQKDSKKRKRKDKAKTSDEISSSKPKPVGKPKAGPAASDTCHHCHKTGHWRRNCKLYLEELKKKKGSKTSSSGTEKD from the exons atgtcctctgagcttcagaagcaatatgagaacagggatgcccatgatatgattgtgggactccgaggcatgtttgagaaccaagctcgggccgagaggtacaacacctcaaagtccttgtttgcgtgcaggttaacagaaggcagtccagtcagtcctcatgtgatcaaaatgattggttacattgaaagcctggaaaaacttggttttccccttagccctgagttggctacggatgtaattctccagtcgctccctgcgagcttcgagccgttcattttgaactttcatatgaacagcatggagaaaagcatggctgaattgcatgggatgctaaaaactgctgaggaaagcattaagaagagctctagtcatgtgatgatggttcaaaaggatagcaagaagagaaagcgtaaggacaaggctaaaacttcggatgagatctcgagttctaagcctaaacctgttggaaagcccaaggctggccctgccgcttctgacacttgccaccactgccataagactggtcattggcggaggaactgcaaattgtacttggaagaactcaaaaagaagaagggaagtaagacttcatcttcag ggactgaaaaggactag